TCGCCCAACGCGCAGACCTCGTCCGGCGGCACCATGAGCGTCGCGTCGCTCTCGGTGCAGACCGCGGCGGTGAACGCGGCTCCCAGCCAGCCGACCGCTCCCCCGACCCCCGCCAACACCCCGAGCGTGGTCAAGGTGACCGGCAGCCAGGGCAACTGGGGACTGTCCGTCAACGGATCGCCGTACTACGTCAAGGGCGTCACCTACGGCCCGGCCAACACCGACGCGCCGTACTACCTGCCGCAGATCGCGGCGACCGGCGCGAACACGGTACGGACGTGGGGCACGGACAACACCGACACCGTCGACCTGCTCAACGCGGCGGATGCCAACGGGGTCAAGGTGGTCATGGGCTTCTGGCTCAGTCAATCAGAGGACTACATCACCGATACCACCGACGAGACCAGCGACTTGAACAACATCGTCTCGCTAGTGAATCAATATAAGAACAACGGCGGCGTGCTGATGTGGGACGTCGGGAACGAGGTGATGAACTCGCTCTCGAGCACATACTCGGGCACGCAGCTGACCAACGAGCGGATCGCGTACGCGCAGTTCGTGGAGAGAGTCGCCGACGCGATCCACGCCGCCGACCCGAACCACCCGGTGACCTCCACCGACGCGTGGGTGGGCGCCTGGCCGTACTACCAGCAGTACACCCCGCACCTGGACCTGATGGCGGTCAACTCGTACGGCGCGGCCTGCGGCGTGCAGTCCGCCTGGCAGTCCGGCGGCTACAACAAGCCCTACATCCTCACCGAGGCCGGCCCGGACGGCGAGTGGGAGGTGGCCAACGACGAGAACGGAGTGCCGACCGAGGACACCGACCAGGCCTCGACTCAGGGCTATGCGACCGACTGGAACTGCGTGAAGGCCGCGAGCGGCGTGGCGCTGGGCGCGACGCTGTTCAACTACGGCGTGGAGAACGACTTCGGCGGCATCTGGTACAACTTCATCACCGGTGACTGGCGCCGCGACTCGTTCTACGAGATCAACGCGCTCTACGGCGGCCAGAACCCGGTGAATCAGGCCCCGGTGATCTCCAGCATGACCATCGGCAACCCGACCGCGGTGCCGGCCGGCGGCACCTTCACCATCAACGTCGGGGCGAGCAGCCCGATCGGCGCTCCGCTGCGCTACAGCGTGGACTACGACGCCAAGTACATCACCGGCGGCACCGCGCAGCAGGGCGCGACCTTCACCACGTCGGGCGGCACGATCACCGCGACGGCGCCGAACCAGATCGGCGTGTGGAAGGTCGACGTATACGTGTACGACGATCAGGGCAACGCCGGGATCCAGACCGCGTCGATCAACGTCGTACCCGCGACGATGTCCGGCACGAACGTGGCCCGCGGCGCGACCACGACGGCCTCGTCGTATCAGGCCACTGGTACCGGCGCGCCGTTCCCGCCGAGCAACGCGACGGACGGGAACCTGACCACCCGGTGGGCCAGCGACTGGAGCGACCCGCAGTGGATCGAGGCGGATCTCGGCAAGTCGGACCCGATCTCCGGCGTTCAGCTGGTCTGGGAGTCGGCCTACGCGCAGGCCTACCAGATCCAGGTGTCGAACGACAACAGCACCTGGACGACGGTCTACTCGACCACGACCGGGATCGGCGGTGTGGACAGCATCAGCCTGAGCGGCGTATCAGGACGCTACGTCCGCGTCTACGGAACCGCCCGCGGCACCGCGTACGGCTACTCGCTGTACGAATTCGGGGTCTACACCCCGTAGTACGAACCCTGACGGCCGTGCGCGCTTCGGGTCAGCCCGAGGCGCGCACGACCAGTTCGGAGTCGAAGAGCACCGCGCGGGGCTGAGCCTTGGGCTCATCGAGGCGCTCGAGCAGCAGCTGCGCCATCTGCGCGGCCATCTCCTCCACCGGTTGACGCACCGTGGTCAGCCGGGGCCTGGCGGAGGTGGCCGCGCTGCTGTCGTCGAAGCCGATGACGGCGACGTCCTGCGGCACCCGTCGGCCGCGTTCGAGCAGGACGTGCAACGCGCCGACGGCCATCAGGTC
This genomic window from Actinospica robiniae DSM 44927 contains:
- a CDS encoding discoidin domain-containing protein, which gives rise to MTASFSGPTPRRRPLSDLPPRVRAGLAVLVTVAIALALTAFPLLAAHAASPDATGSCGTADIALNQPTTASSLENGAQFPASAATDGNTATRWSSAFSDPQWLAVDLGSTQSICGVSLNWESAYAKAFQIQTSTDDSTWTTIYSTTTGTGGVQNLTVSGSGRYIRMYGTARATGYGYSLYEFDVYAGTAASSTPTASASASASASASASASASASPTGSSTPTSGPTIPAENWNTVWNADFSGSAGSAPSSSDWIEDTGTSSPGGPANWGTGEVETMSNSTSNVHLDGSGRLDITALSSGGSWTSGRIESQRSDFAAPAGGMMEISASIEQPNPTHGVGYWPAFWTLGAGDRTGGTWPSIGETDILEDVNGHSETSSTLHCGVAPGGACNEYTGRTSGMTACAGCQTGYHTYTEVIDRSVSNESIRWYLDGHEYWQVTESQVGTAAWQAAIDHGFFIILDLAIGGSFPNADCGCTSPNAQTSSGGTMSVASLSVQTAAVNAAPSQPTAPPTPANTPSVVKVTGSQGNWGLSVNGSPYYVKGVTYGPANTDAPYYLPQIAATGANTVRTWGTDNTDTVDLLNAADANGVKVVMGFWLSQSEDYITDTTDETSDLNNIVSLVNQYKNNGGVLMWDVGNEVMNSLSSTYSGTQLTNERIAYAQFVERVADAIHAADPNHPVTSTDAWVGAWPYYQQYTPHLDLMAVNSYGAACGVQSAWQSGGYNKPYILTEAGPDGEWEVANDENGVPTEDTDQASTQGYATDWNCVKAASGVALGATLFNYGVENDFGGIWYNFITGDWRRDSFYEINALYGGQNPVNQAPVISSMTIGNPTAVPAGGTFTINVGASSPIGAPLRYSVDYDAKYITGGTAQQGATFTTSGGTITATAPNQIGVWKVDVYVYDDQGNAGIQTASINVVPATMSGTNVARGATTTASSYQATGTGAPFPPSNATDGNLTTRWASDWSDPQWIEADLGKSDPISGVQLVWESAYAQAYQIQVSNDNSTWTTVYSTTTGIGGVDSISLSGVSGRYVRVYGTARGTAYGYSLYEFGVYTP